The Bifidobacterium coryneforme genome segment TCCGTGGATGTATCCGACATGATGCTGACCTTTCTCTCTCGGCATTGCCTCCGGGCGTTTCCTCCACCGTGCGGGTTCATTCGCTGCCCTGAACCGGGGAGGTGGTCGGGTCCGTTTCCTCTTCGACCTGGTCCCGTCCTGGTCGGGTCAGCCAGCGGGAGGGTCGGGTATCGAGGTGGCCCAGGGATGTGGCGGGGGTGATGTCCGTGTGCCAACTTGGCATGGGGGCCGCGTCCGGATAGGTGACGTAGATGATTCCCCTGTCCAGACCGATCCGGGCGGGGGTGTTCGGAAGGAACTCGTTACTGACGCCGGTCAGTTCCAGGTTGGTCATGGTCATTCCCTCGACCTGGTATTTCAGACCGCGCTCGCTGATGCCCTCCGACCGGTCGGAGGCCGAAAGGACCGAGACCATGGCCCGCTCTCCGGACCGCCAGGGGGCGAACGAGAGGAAACCCCGGCTGATGGCGGTGACGATTATGCCGTCGCCATATAGGCTGGCTCGTCCTCCGGCGGCCGCCACCAGGGAGATCATGTTCAGGTTGGCCAAGGTGTGGTCCATCCGTCCGCCCAGACCACCATAGATACGGAAGATACGGCAGCCGGCCTCCCAACCCAGTTTGACTGCGGCCAGCATGTCGGTGTCGTCTTTCTCGGCCGGCAGCCGCCGGTATCTGGTCGGGGACGGTGATTCCGGTGAGGTGGTTGCACCCTGCGAGGAAGGTCGTCTCATGGATGAGGGCGAATCGGTTGACGAGGAGCGGGATTCGTCCGGTGCGGGCGTGCCTGGTGAATGTGCAGAATCACCGTCGTTTCCGCCGTGGTCCACAGTTGCAGATCTGTCGGTTGTGATGGAGTCGAAGTCGCCCACCACCAGGTCGGGGGTGACACCCCCTGAGGCCGCTTCGTCCGCCCCGCCGTCGGCGGCGATGATGATGTCGGCATCAGAGGATGCCGTTTCGTGGCCGTAATACTGACCGGCCCCCCAGATCTGGCAGATACGGGGGGAGGTGTCTTCAACCGGTTCCTTCATCCTTGTCCGCCTTTCCTTGGCCGCCTTTTCTTGGCCGATCCTGCCGGGCTTGGTCACCATCCTAGGCCAAGTGCCTGCGCCGCCAGGGGAATCCAACCCTGGACCAGGGCCATGTAGGTCAGGGTCCCGCAGGCGATGCTGACCATCATGTTCCGCCTTCTGCAGTGCACCAGGACCGTAACCAGGAGGGATACCCCCTCGTATATGCCGTGGTCTCCGCCGGTCAGGGAGGTGTTGCGCAGGGAGTAGACCACCAGCATCCCCATGACTGCGGCGGGAAGCACCTGCCCCAGGCGGATGACGAATGCCGGTGGCTTGCGTCCCTCGGGCCAGATGAGGAAGGGGAGGAACCGGGTGCACATGGTGCCAAGAACCACGATGGCGATGGTGAGGACGCTTTGCAGGGTGGTCATGCGCTCGCCCCTGTCTCTTCGGAGTCGCCTTGGTCTTTCCGGTGCCTCCCAAGGGTCTGGTCGGCGATGGCGAAAGCCGCCACGATAAGAACCATGGAGGGAATGATGAAGTGGTCCGGTCCGAAGACCAGGAGGCAGACCAGCGAGGCCGTCAGGCCGATAAGGGCAGGGGAGTGTGTCTTCGTCCTCATCCACTGGTCGATGAAGAGGACCGCGAACATGGCCGTCAGGACGAACTCAAGTCCCCGTGCGTCGAATCGGGCCAGGTTCCCCAGCACCGCACCGGCTACGGCCCCGC includes the following:
- a CDS encoding thiamine pyrophosphokinase, which gives rise to MKEPVEDTSPRICQIWGAGQYYGHETASSDADIIIAADGGADEAASGGVTPDLVVGDFDSITTDRSATVDHGGNDGDSAHSPGTPAPDESRSSSTDSPSSMRRPSSQGATTSPESPSPTRYRRLPAEKDDTDMLAAVKLGWEAGCRIFRIYGGLGGRMDHTLANLNMISLVAAAGGRASLYGDGIIVTAISRGFLSFAPWRSGERAMVSVLSASDRSEGISERGLKYQVEGMTMTNLELTGVSNEFLPNTPARIGLDRGIIYVTYPDAAPMPSWHTDITPATSLGHLDTRPSRWLTRPGRDQVEEETDPTTSPVQGSE
- a CDS encoding branched-chain amino acid transporter permease — protein: MTTLQSVLTIAIVVLGTMCTRFLPFLIWPEGRKPPAFVIRLGQVLPAAVMGMLVVYSLRNTSLTGGDHGIYEGVSLLVTVLVHCRRRNMMVSIACGTLTYMALVQGWIPLAAQALGLGW